GAGAAATTTCACCCTCCCCACGCCCTCCATACCCTTGAAGGCCTCCTTCGGGAATGTAACGGAGCTACTGGGGATTGATTTATCGCCCATTCCTGCCAAGCCCGGAGAAAGGCTCACCGTGACCCTGTACTGGAAAGCCTTAGGAGAAGCGGAGAGAGCCTGGACGGTATTTGTGCATCTTCTGGGGCCAGATGGCCGCCTTATTGCTCAGGATGACAGCCCGCCTGCTCGTGGGGAGCGCCCCACCACAAGCTGGGTGGCAGGAGAAGTTATAGAGGATCAACACTTTATTGTTCTCCCTCCGGATATTCATCCCGGTCTCTACAGTCTGGAGATCGGCCTTTACGATGGCACAGCGCCGGGGATGCCGAGGCTTCCGACGGATGGTAAAGACAGTATTATCCTTAACCTTGTAGAAGTGAGATGAGGGATGCAAAGAGGATTTTTACACTGGCAATAATCGCGCTTGCTTTCTTCCTTCAAAGTTTCCTTCTGGCTCGTCCAAGCCTCTGGCATGATGAGGGCATAAGCATTTACCTGGCTTCCAAAGGCTTGAGAGAACTTTTGAAAGAAACGGGTGGGACCGATCACCCTCCCCTTTACTTTATACTCCTCCACTTCTGGATCGGATTCGCTGGCAAAAGCGAGTTTGCTGCGAGGTTTTTCTCTGTTTTTTGGGGAGTGATAAGTGTTGCCCTGGTTTATCCGTTAGGAGTGAGGATATTCAAGCCCGGGAACGCTCGGTTGGCTATGCTTCTTTTAGCTTTTTCGCCCTTCTTTATCCGCTATGCTCAGGAGACCAGAGGGTATACCTTGTGGGTTGCTCTTCTTTTAGCCTCCTTTTATTTCCTCGGGCGTGGCTGGCAAGAAAAGGCTTTTCGCTTCTGGCTTGCCTACTCCATTTCAACCCTGGGTGCGCTTTACACTCACTTTTTCTCGGTTTTCGCCCTGGCTTCTCAGCTCATTTACATCCTCCTCAGACGCTTGTTGAGGGCCGACGGACGGCTTTTCCTATGGCCTAAACGGGCTCTGGGGCTCTCTCTTTTCTCCGTAGCGCTGGGTTTTTCCCCATGGGTCCCTAATTTGCTTTCTCAGCTGAAACACAATACCACTTACTGGCCTGGGAGTTTAAACCTGGGCAAAGCTCTGCGAGAGTGGTTCCATTTCTTTGCCGTGGGGGAAACTCTTAAGGGATCCTGGGCAGAAACAGGAACAGGTCTTTTCCTGGCCTTCGTTCTGGCAGGAATGGCCGTTGCTTTACTGCGCTTCAAAAACCAGAAATATCGTTTTTTTGCCCTCGTTTATCCGACCTTCGGAATCTTAATTTTTGCTTTTTTCCTCTTCCTCGCACTTCTGACGCGTCCTAAATATCACCCCCGTTATTTACTTCCTACTTTGCCCCTCGCCATGCTCCTTTTCTCCGGGGGGATGGACTTTCTAAAAAACAAAGTCCCTCGGCTCCCACCTGTCCTGATCCTGTTTTTCCTCTGGACCAACCTTTTATCCCTGAAGGGCTATTATTTTGACCCCGCTTTTTCCAGAGATGACTTCCGTCAGGTCGTGGGTTACATAAACCAGAATGCACAGCCCGGGGATGGGATAATACTGGTAGGAGGGCATTTTCTACCGGTCTTGGAATACTATGACCGCACAGGCTTGCCCGTCTACCCGCTCCCACCCGGTATATTGCCCAGGGTGGACAAAGTTTTGACTTCCTGGGAAGCCTCAAGGCTCCTAAATGAGGTGACCATTCGTCACCGGAGGGTATGGCTTGTCCTCTGGCAGGAAGAACTGGCTGATCCCCGCCGCATAGTGATGGACCTTTTAACCACTTATTCCAACAGACTTCCCGTCCACATGGAGATACCTCATGGGCCTGCGCTTCTGCTTTTTTCCCTGGAAAACACTCCCTACTTCCCTCCAACTCCGCCGATAAGCCATCCTCTAAGGGTTAAATTTGGAGATAATATGGAACTTTTAGGCTACGATCTGGGGGGAAGCGGATGGGTACGTTACCATCACGATAAGCGCGCTTCTTTCCGCCAGGGGGAAACTATCTATATAACCCTTTACTGGAGAGCCATGGGGCCCGTAAGCCAGAACTATTCCGCTTTTACTCACCTTCTGAACAGTGAGGGGAAATTCTGCAGCGGTCTGGACAAATTGCTCGGGGATGGGTTTTACCCCACATCCCGCTGGCCTCCTGGGGAAATATACTGGCAGGATTATCCCCTTCCAATCCCCCCTGAACTTCCCGAAGGCCGTTACCTCATTGAGGTTGGCCTCTACAATCTGGAAACTATGGAGCGCCTGCCTGTGCTGGATGAGGATGGCAAAATTCTAGACAACAAGATAATCCTGGGGGCCGTGGAAGTTACGAAGTAATTGGCCGGGATATGGTCAGGGTGAAAAACGGATGTGAATTACGTCCCCATCCTGAACCACATAATCCCGGCCTTCAATACGCACCAGGCCACGGCTTCTCGCCTCAGCCCAGGAACCTGCTTCTACAAAGTCTTTCCAGTTTATAACTTCTGCTCGGATGAAGCCTTTCTGCATATCGGAGTGAATCTTGCCCGCCGCTTCCCAGGCGGTGGTTCCGTAGCGGACTGGCCAGGCTCTCACCTCCCGACGTCCGGTAGCGGTGAAAAAGGTTATGAGCCCCAAAAGTTTGTAGCCTGCTTTCACCAGTTTATTTAACCCCGGTTCTTCAAGCCCCAGTTCTCTAAGATACGCCCTGGCTTCT
This sequence is a window from Anaerolineae bacterium. Protein-coding genes within it:
- a CDS encoding glycosyltransferase family 39 protein, giving the protein MRDAKRIFTLAIIALAFFLQSFLLARPSLWHDEGISIYLASKGLRELLKETGGTDHPPLYFILLHFWIGFAGKSEFAARFFSVFWGVISVALVYPLGVRIFKPGNARLAMLLLAFSPFFIRYAQETRGYTLWVALLLASFYFLGRGWQEKAFRFWLAYSISTLGALYTHFFSVFALASQLIYILLRRLLRADGRLFLWPKRALGLSLFSVALGFSPWVPNLLSQLKHNTTYWPGSLNLGKALREWFHFFAVGETLKGSWAETGTGLFLAFVLAGMAVALLRFKNQKYRFFALVYPTFGILIFAFFLFLALLTRPKYHPRYLLPTLPLAMLLFSGGMDFLKNKVPRLPPVLILFFLWTNLLSLKGYYFDPAFSRDDFRQVVGYINQNAQPGDGIILVGGHFLPVLEYYDRTGLPVYPLPPGILPRVDKVLTSWEASRLLNEVTIRHRRVWLVLWQEELADPRRIVMDLLTTYSNRLPVHMEIPHGPALLLFSLENTPYFPPTPPISHPLRVKFGDNMELLGYDLGGSGWVRYHHDKRASFRQGETIYITLYWRAMGPVSQNYSAFTHLLNSEGKFCSGLDKLLGDGFYPTSRWPPGEIYWQDYPLPIPPELPEGRYLIEVGLYNLETMERLPVLDEDGKILDNKIILGAVEVTK